Proteins co-encoded in one Quercus robur chromosome 8, dhQueRobu3.1, whole genome shotgun sequence genomic window:
- the LOC126697773 gene encoding uncharacterized protein LOC126697773 isoform X5, with protein sequence MASEKSDSAEPAAAKSNQLYVFFGHESSSVLYSMYEIPVPNPLPPPPTKAAQIAEMQNPSPLPNTTPNPILKLKRGEYPRGMCCVQLGSKFYFFGGEYDDLDHPYVAKDVKTKYKNVKRDRYPRDVYVFDPTNTNTTIGDNNKKLMMISGTPMQTGKAKPLGFVVDEKIYVVGSTFTSKFLKNVDEKNSDIKKHVLFEVYDPEVDKWSTLPTPSHPLIKDSEPEETEWVGHAVVGRKVLLHNQFGYGVLQHRLYCYDLDRGEWMNYQNLPSYSGSFLGRNEFVGDTLYGVYNRKVSAIAPLAHADEEGEENMGADVENPLYFPSEDLCSVVDAVYHKFPPQPDSSITSSSLLHLGNGVFCFVLSGRPLHFKHRHGYYAIEGNKKGVISIVIFQALGDKHLRGEGEDEDEDEYSSDEDEGNAGFFRAKFLYSAHYHINTRSRNLGDIHGCFSLGQSFNFGDGSDPNCAEHGKGPMSNSPSDPHLVPQSVPDVQPWMKEAMAWFLQYVEDDINDNFIMTTRPSSLGERRHINHQLPWQLPHHMLTQERSAVQTKIAWHVARKALIEERRRLQDLQREHEILRKENTMLTNQRDLYQSWISRFFDDRRFQAIADPFEPQPVTSSVPSSSQPTGPLVSNQSGDSSHRMETLSLS encoded by the exons ATGGCTTCAGAAAAGAGTGATAGTGCAGAGCCAGCAGCAGCAAAATCGAACCAGCTGTACGTATTTTTTGGTCATGAATCTTCCTCAGTCCTGTATTCAATGTATGAGATTCCTGTACCAAATCCTCTCCCTCCTCCCCCAACGAAAGCAGCACAAATTGCCGAAATGCAGAACCCAAGTCCACTTCCCAACACTACCCCAAACCCAATCCTCAAACTCAAAAGGGGTGAATACCCTCGAGGCATGTGTTGTGTTCAACTGGGTTCCAAATTTTACTTCTTTGGTGGCGAGTACGATGATTTGGATCACCCATATGTTGCTAAAGATGTTAAGACAAAGTACAAGAATGTAAAGCGAGATAGATATCCTAGAGATGTCTATGTTTTTGACCCCACTAACACCAACACCACCATTGGTGATAACAACAAGAAGTTGATGATGATAAGTGGTACACCAATGCAGACCGGAAAGGCTAAGCCTTTGGGGTTTGTGGTGGATGAGAAGATTTACGTGGTTGGAAGCACTTTCACATCcaaattcttgaaaaatgtAGACGAAAAGAATTCAGATATAAAAAAGCATGTTTTGTTTGAGGTGTATGATCCTGAAGTTGATAAGTGGTCTACTTTGCCAACCCCTTCTCATCCTTTGATTAAGGACTCGGAGCCAGAGGAGACTGAATGGGTGGGGCATGCTGTTGTGGGAAGGAAGGTTCTCCTTCATAATCAATTCGGTTATGGTGTTCTTCAACACCGCCTATATTGTTATGATCTCGATAGAGGTGAATGGATGAATTACCAAAACCTGCCTTCCTACTCTGGTAGTTTCTTAGGGAGGAATGAGTTTGTAGGGGATACCCTTTATGGAGTTTACAACAGGAAAGTATCTGCAATTGCCCCATTAGCTCATGCTGATGAGGAGGGGGAGGAGAATATGGGTGCAGATGTAGAGAACCCTCTTTATTTTCCATCTGAGGACTTGTGCTCGGTTGTGGATGCTGTTTACCATAAATTTCCTCCACAGCCGGACTCCTCAATTACCTCATCAAGCTTGCTTCACTTGGGGAATGGAGTCTTTTGTTTTGTGCTGTCTGGCAGGCCTCTGCATTTCAAGCATCGGCATGGTTATTATGCTATTGAAGGTAACAAAAAAGGTGTTATTAGCATTGTAATCTTTCAGGCCCTTGGGGATAAACACTTACGAGGTGAaggtgaagatgaagatgaagatgaatatAGTAGCGATGAAGATGAAGGTAACGCCGGATTCTTCAGGGCAAAATTCTTGTATTCCGCTCATTATCACATCAATACCCGCTCCCGAAATCTTGGGGATATCCATGGTTGCTTCTCTCTTGGCCAG TCGTTTAACTTTGGAGATGGGAGTGACCCTAATTGTGCTGAGCATGGCAAAGGGCCTATGTCAAACTCGCCATCCGATCCACATCTTGTTCCCCAATCTGTCCCCGATGTGCAGCCTTGGATGAAGGAGGCGATGGCTTGGTTCTTGCAATATGTGGAGGATGATATTAACGATAACTTCATTATGACCACAAGGCCTAGTTCGCTAGGTGAGAGGAGGCACATAAATCACCAGCTTCCTTGGCAGCTACCGCATCACATGCTCACTCAAGAGCGCTCAGCTGTGCAGACTAAGATAGCTTGGCATGTTGCAAGGAAAGCTTTGATTGAGGAAAGACGTCGGCTGCAAGATCTTCAAAGAGAGCACGAGATATTGAGGAAGGAGAATACCATGCTTACCAATCAAAGGGATCTTTACCAGTCATGGATTTCGCGGTTTTTTGATGATCGAAGATTTCAGGCTATTGCTGATCCGTTTGAGCCTCAACCAGTTACATCTTCTGTTCCCTCATCTTCTCAGCCTACTGGGCCTCTAGTCAGCAATCAATCTGGAGATTCCTCCCATAGGATGGAGACCCTGTCCTTGTCCTAG